In Nocardia sp. NBC_01327, the genomic stretch CCCTCGGTGCGGTAGTAGCCGGAGGCCGAGAGCTGCACCCGCTGCATGTACGCGGTGCGGACCAGGGTGTCCCAGTCCAGCTCCTTGTCACTGCCGAGAACGCGCGCGATACCTTCGACAATGCGAACATCGGAGGCGTTGGTGCCCAGCTGGGTCGCGGCGACCTGAACGAGCCGATCGCGCAACTGCTCACAGGCATTCTTGATCGCACCGCCGTTGAGGTCCGCTCCGGAACTGGCAGCCGTGGCAGAGGTGTTGGGCACCTTGTCCGTTCGCGTCGGCGCCAGCCGCACCTTGTGCAGCGGAATGCCGAGCGTTGTCGCGGCGACCTGCATCATCTTCGTGTGCAGACCCTGCCCCATCTCGGTGCCGCCGTGGTTGATCAGGACCGAACCGTCCTTGTAGATCAGCACCAGCGACCCGCCCTGATTGAAGGCGGTCAGGTTGAACGAGATGCCGAACTTGATATTGGTGATCGCCAAGGCGCGCTTGGTATTCGGATGCGCGGCATTGAAGGCCGCGATCTCGCGCTGCCGCCCGGTCCAGTCGGCGCCGTCCTGCACCTCGTGCCAGATCTTGCCGATTCGGTCGGTCTGGCCGACGGGCTGACCGTACGGCGTGGACTGACCGGGCTGGTAGAAGTTCCGCTCCCGCAATTCAGCCGGATCCAGACCCAGCAGCGGTGCGCACCGGCCCAGGATGTCCTCCATGACCAGCATGCCCTGCGGACCGCCGAAACCGCGGAAAGCGGTGTTGGATACCGTATTCGACTGCGCGATACGACCGGCGACGCGTGCGTGGGGAATCCAGTAGGTGTTGTCGATATGGCACAGCGCGCGGGCCAGTACCGGTTCGGACAGGTCCAGGCTCCAGCCGCCGTCCGCGGTCAATGTCGCGTCCAGGGCCTGGATGCGGCCGTCGGCGTCGAAGCCGATCTTCCAGATGGAGTGGAAACCGTGCCGCTTACCGGACATGGTCAGATCCTGAGTCCGGTTGAGCCGCAATCGAACCGGCCGCCCGGTGAGCTTGGCCCCGAGGGCGGCGATGGCCGCGAACCCGTGCGGCTGCATCTCCTTACCGCCGAAGCCGCCACCCATGCGCAGGCACTGCACGGTCACCTCGTGGCTGTGCAGACCGAGCACGTGCGCGACGATTTCCTGGGTCTCCGAGGGGTGCTGGGTGCTGCTCTGGATGAACATCTGCCCGGCCTCGTCGACCTGGGCCAGTGCGCAGTGCGTCTCCAGGTAGAAGTGCTCCTGGCCCTTGAACTCGAATTCGCCGCTGAAGACGTGCGCCGAATCGGCTAAGCCCTCCTCGATATCGCCGCGAATCATCAGCGGCCGCGCGCCGTGAAAACTGTCGGCCTCGATCGCTTCCCGCACCGACACGATCGCGGGCAGCTCCTCGAGTTCCACCACGACCGCCGCAGCGCCCAGCCGGGCCGCCTCCAGCGTGTCGCCCAGCACCCAGGCCACCGCGTGGCCGTGGAACATGACCTCGGTCGGGAACAGCGGCTCATCATGCTTCATGCCGGCATCGTTCACACCGGGCACATCATCGATGGTGAGCACTCGCACCACACCGGGCACCGCGAGCGCGGCTTCGGTGCGCAGGGCGGTGATCCGGCCGTGCGCCTTCATGACCTGCACCGGGAAGGCGTGCAGCACATCCTTGGTGCGGTACACCAGATCGTCGGTGTAGAGCGCGCTGCCCGTGACGTGCAGCGATGCGCTCTCGTGCGGCATCGGCACGCCGACTACGGGCTTCTCGGGGCGTTCGGACAGGTTACTCATGACAGCACCGCCTCGGTGGTTTGCGCGTACAGCTTTTCCAGACTCCGGCCGAGCATTGCGGAGCGGTACGCGGCACTGGCGCGGTGATCGCTC encodes the following:
- the xdhB gene encoding xanthine dehydrogenase molybdopterin binding subunit, with amino-acid sequence MSNLSERPEKPVVGVPMPHESASLHVTGSALYTDDLVYRTKDVLHAFPVQVMKAHGRITALRTEAALAVPGVVRVLTIDDVPGVNDAGMKHDEPLFPTEVMFHGHAVAWVLGDTLEAARLGAAAVVVELEELPAIVSVREAIEADSFHGARPLMIRGDIEEGLADSAHVFSGEFEFKGQEHFYLETHCALAQVDEAGQMFIQSSTQHPSETQEIVAHVLGLHSHEVTVQCLRMGGGFGGKEMQPHGFAAIAALGAKLTGRPVRLRLNRTQDLTMSGKRHGFHSIWKIGFDADGRIQALDATLTADGGWSLDLSEPVLARALCHIDNTYWIPHARVAGRIAQSNTVSNTAFRGFGGPQGMLVMEDILGRCAPLLGLDPAELRERNFYQPGQSTPYGQPVGQTDRIGKIWHEVQDGADWTGRQREIAAFNAAHPNTKRALAITNIKFGISFNLTAFNQGGSLVLIYKDGSVLINHGGTEMGQGLHTKMMQVAATTLGIPLHKVRLAPTRTDKVPNTSATAASSGADLNGGAIKNACEQLRDRLVQVAATQLGTNASDVRIVEGIARVLGSDKELDWDTLVRTAYMQRVQLSASGYYRTEGLHWDAKIFQGSPFKYFSYGAAATEVEVDGFTGAYRIRRVDIVHDVGDSLSPLIDIGQVEGGFVQGAGWLTLEDLRWDTSDGPHRGRFLTQAASTYKLPSFSEMPEEFNVTLMENATEEGAVYGSKAVGEPPLMLAFSVREALRQAAAAFGPAGTSVDLGCPATPEAVYWAIEAARTSDVRRNGHTNGNGNGHTGNGSGIPTDASALSRV